A single Phragmites australis chromosome 4, lpPhrAust1.1, whole genome shotgun sequence DNA region contains:
- the LOC133914041 gene encoding F-box protein At4g00755-like, with amino-acid sequence MGITGMGEQEEEEEGVDFLEWLGLDTSAIVFTLLQHPADLARASAVSRSWRTFVIANQFSKIQCLRVCPEVSNFTSIQASNSGSDDIKEDIGSSAAAERENQKGDHRVYMHLSHDLLSPYNSKDCTIRCIGASSTDNFPGESIQNTLELIDHVEMRPSYWSSAGQSDPSVPECLIYMLHSDLCLIDEIKIQPFKAFFQYGNPIYSAQYVRFWMGYPKSPLRPEQLVSDENEGQLTADDNYIWTYTSPEFPMLQENVLQSFKLPHAVLCIGGVVKVELLGRIQEQALDGLYYICVSNVQILGNPLSRELAVSPCQNGVVLKYHPEPRRSSVCRSDLSADDGGSPAKWHDFATRIWQSFRTRN; translated from the exons ATGGGGATTACGGGGATGggggagcaggaggaggaggaggagggtgtgGACTTCTTGGAGTGGCTGGGGCTGGACACCTCCGCCATCGTCTTCACGCTGCTCCAACATCCCGCCGACCTTGCCCGCGCCTCTGCCGTCTCGCGCTCATGGCGCACCTTCG TCATCGCAAATCAGTTCAGCAAGATACAGTGCCTGCGAGTCTGTCCTGAGGTCTCCAACTTCACCAGCATTCAAGCAAGCAATTCAGGTAGTGATGATATAAAGGAAGATATCGGATCAAGTGCTGCTGCTGAGAGGGAGAACCAGAAGGGAGATCACAGGGTCTATATGCATCTTAGTCATGACCTTCTCTCACCTTACAATAGCAAGGATTGCACCATTCGCTGCATAGGTGCATCGAGCACAGACAATTTTCCAGGAGAGAGCATACAAAATACCCTTGAACTGATTGATCATGTGGAAATGAGGCCGTCTTATTGGTCCAGTGCAGGCCAAAGTGATCCTAGTGTCCCAGAATGCCTGATATACATGCTTCACTCAGATCTTTGCCTCATTGATGAAATCAAGATACAGCCATTCAAAG CATTTTTCCAGTACGGCAACCCAATCTATTCAGCACAGTACGTTAGGTTCTGGATGGGTTATCCAAAGTCGCCTCTACGTCCTGAACAACTTGTATCCGATGAGAACGAAGGGCAGCTGACTGCTGATGACAACTATATCTGGACTTACACATCTCCAGAATTCCCAATGTTGCAG GAAAACGTTTTGCAATCTTTTAAGCTACCACACGCGGTTCTATGCATTGGTGGGGTGGTGAAGGTTGAACTTCTCGGGAGGATTCAAGAACAGGCGTTGGATGGTCTGTACTACATATG TGTGTCCAATGTCCAAATATTAGGGAATCCACTATCGCGAGAGCTAGCGGTGTCTCCTTGCCAGAATGGTGTAGTCCTGAAGTACCATCCGGAACCTCGTAGAAGTAGTGTGTGTCGTAGTGACTTGTCGGCAGATGATGGTGGCAGCCCCGCGAAATGGCATGACTTTGCAACAAGAATCTGGCAGTCTTTCAGGACGAGGAATTGA